The Kitasatospora setae KM-6054 genome contains a region encoding:
- the ngcE gene encoding N-acetylglucosamine/diacetylchitobiose ABC transporter substrate-binding protein produces the protein MGSATEYNRRDLFKRAAAITVLAAGGTSLLAACAGGSGSGDSASASPTLGGDNKNPFGVKATDKLDVVIFTGGYGDDYAKQFEESYKKAYAGAVVSHLGTQEISGKLQPRFNAGSPPDVFDNSGAQAMKADVLVGADQLTDLTVLLDAPYLDDPTKKIRDVLLPGTIEAGTINGKMYSLSYVYTVFGLWYSAKLFKDKGWAVPKTWDEFITLCGTIKAAGVSPFAHQGKYPYYANYVILSMIAKQGGQDLVKRLNACEAAAWDDPAVLKAVTAFYQIMEKDYLLPGTNGMTHTESQTAWCQGKAAFIPSGSWLENEMLAATPADFDMAFLPIPALAGDKLAATSLWAGAGEPFMVPSKAANKAGGLEFLRMMLTKESSSTFVKAANSLTVLKDGVNPDVQLKPGTKSSAAAIKAAEATFSFTLQELQTAADAEIQNATNELVNKRISPADWVARGKAATSKKV, from the coding sequence ATGGGCTCTGCAACCGAGTACAACCGTCGCGACCTGTTCAAGCGCGCGGCCGCGATCACCGTCCTCGCGGCCGGCGGCACCTCGCTGCTCGCGGCCTGCGCCGGCGGTTCCGGCAGCGGTGACAGCGCCTCGGCGTCCCCGACGCTCGGCGGTGACAACAAGAACCCGTTCGGCGTGAAGGCCACCGACAAGCTGGACGTCGTCATCTTCACGGGCGGCTACGGCGACGACTACGCCAAGCAGTTCGAGGAGTCGTACAAGAAGGCCTACGCCGGCGCCGTGGTCTCGCACCTGGGCACCCAGGAGATCAGCGGCAAGCTGCAGCCGCGCTTCAACGCCGGCAGCCCGCCGGACGTCTTCGACAACTCCGGCGCCCAGGCCATGAAGGCCGACGTCCTGGTCGGCGCCGACCAGCTGACCGACCTGACGGTCCTGCTGGACGCCCCGTACCTGGACGACCCGACCAAGAAGATCCGCGACGTGCTGCTGCCCGGCACCATCGAGGCGGGCACCATCAACGGCAAGATGTACTCGCTGAGCTACGTCTACACCGTGTTCGGCCTGTGGTACTCCGCCAAGCTCTTCAAGGACAAGGGCTGGGCCGTCCCGAAGACCTGGGACGAGTTCATCACCCTCTGCGGCACCATCAAGGCCGCCGGCGTCTCCCCGTTCGCGCACCAGGGCAAGTACCCCTACTACGCGAACTACGTCATCCTCAGCATGATCGCCAAGCAGGGCGGCCAGGACCTGGTCAAGCGGCTCAACGCCTGTGAGGCGGCGGCCTGGGACGACCCGGCCGTGCTCAAGGCCGTCACCGCCTTCTACCAGATCATGGAGAAGGACTACCTGCTCCCCGGTACCAACGGCATGACCCACACCGAGTCGCAGACCGCCTGGTGCCAGGGCAAGGCCGCCTTCATCCCGTCCGGCTCCTGGCTGGAGAACGAGATGCTGGCCGCCACCCCGGCCGACTTCGACATGGCCTTCCTGCCGATCCCGGCGCTGGCCGGGGACAAGCTGGCCGCCACCTCCCTGTGGGCCGGCGCCGGCGAGCCGTTCATGGTGCCGAGCAAGGCCGCGAACAAGGCCGGCGGCCTCGAGTTCCTGCGCATGATGCTGACCAAGGAGAGCTCCTCGACCTTCGTGAAGGCCGCGAACTCGCTCACCGTGCTCAAGGACGGCGTCAACCCGGACGTCCAGCTGAAGCCGGGCACCAAGTCCTCGGCCGCGGCGATCAAGGCGGCCGAGGCGACCTTCAGCTTCACCCTCCAGGAGCTGCAGACCGCGGCCGACGCCGAGATCCAGAACGCCACCAACGAGCTGGTCAACAAGCGCATCAGCCCGGCCGACTGGGTCGCCCGCGGCAAGGCCGCGACCTCCAAGAAGGTCTGA
- the acnA gene encoding aconitate hydratase AcnA: MSANSFDARSSLQVGDESYEIFKLSAVEGAERLPYSLKVLLENLLRTEDGANITADHIRALGGWDPTAEPSEEIQFTPARVIMQDFTGVPCVVDLATMREAVKELGGDPSKINPLAPAELVIDHSVIADKFGTPDAFVQNVEIEYGRNKERYQFLRWGQTAFDEFKVVPPGTGIVHQVNIEHLARTVMVRNGQAYPDTCVGTDSHTTMVNGLGVLGWGVGGIEAEAAMLGQPVSMLIPRVVGFKLNGQLPAGTTATDLVLTITEMLRKHGVVGKFVEFYGEGVTAIPLANRATIGNMSPEFGSTCAIFPIDAETINYLKLTGRDEQQLALVEAYAKEQGLWHDPSVEPVYSEYLELDVSTVVPSISGPKRPQDRVVLAEAAQKFAEALPTYSAEASKPTTVTSPDGSSYQIDNGAVVIASITSCTNTSNPSVMLGAALLAKKAVEKGLHVKPWVKTTLAPGSKVVMDYYEKAGLLPYMEKLGFNLVGYGCVTCIGNSGPLPEEVSAAVNESDLAVVSVLSGNRNFEGRINPDVKMNYLASPPLVVAYALAGNMNVDITRDALGQDADGNDVFLADIWPSEQEVADTVAGSIDEAMFDKGYQDVFAGDHRWQSLPVPTGNTFEWDAESTYVRKPPYFEGMAKTPSPVTDISGARVLAKLGDSVTTDHISPAGNIKPGTPAAQYLTEHGVEKRDFNSYGSRRGNHEVMIRGTFANIRLRNQIAEGTEGGYTRDFTQADAPVSFIYDASQNYQAAGIPLVVLAGKEYGSGSSRDWAAKGTALLGVKAVIAESYERIHRSNLIGMGVLPLQFPAGENADSLGLTGEETFDFTGVTELNEGRTPKTVKVKAVAAAGNTVEFDAVVRIDTPGEADYYRNGGILQYVLRSLIG, translated from the coding sequence GTGTCCGCGAACAGCTTCGACGCCCGCAGCTCGCTGCAGGTGGGCGACGAGTCGTACGAGATCTTCAAGCTCTCCGCCGTCGAGGGTGCCGAGCGGCTGCCGTACAGCCTCAAGGTCCTGCTGGAGAACCTGCTCCGCACCGAGGACGGCGCCAACATCACCGCCGACCACATCCGCGCCCTCGGCGGCTGGGACCCGACGGCCGAGCCGTCCGAGGAGATCCAGTTCACCCCGGCGCGCGTGATCATGCAGGACTTCACCGGCGTGCCCTGCGTGGTCGACCTGGCCACCATGCGCGAGGCCGTGAAGGAGCTGGGCGGCGACCCGTCCAAGATCAACCCGCTTGCGCCGGCCGAGCTGGTCATCGACCACTCCGTCATCGCCGACAAGTTCGGCACCCCGGACGCCTTCGTCCAGAACGTCGAGATCGAGTACGGCCGCAACAAGGAGCGCTACCAGTTCCTGCGCTGGGGCCAGACCGCGTTCGACGAGTTCAAGGTCGTCCCGCCCGGCACCGGCATCGTCCACCAGGTCAACATCGAGCACCTGGCCCGCACCGTCATGGTCCGCAACGGCCAGGCGTACCCCGACACCTGCGTCGGCACCGACTCGCACACCACCATGGTCAACGGCCTGGGCGTGCTGGGCTGGGGCGTCGGCGGCATCGAGGCCGAGGCCGCGATGCTCGGCCAGCCGGTCTCGATGCTCATCCCGCGGGTGGTCGGCTTCAAGCTGAACGGCCAGCTCCCGGCCGGCACCACCGCCACCGACCTGGTGCTCACCATCACCGAGATGCTGCGCAAGCACGGTGTGGTCGGCAAGTTCGTCGAGTTCTACGGCGAGGGCGTCACCGCGATCCCGCTGGCGAACCGCGCCACCATCGGCAACATGTCGCCGGAGTTCGGCTCGACCTGCGCGATCTTCCCGATCGACGCCGAGACCATCAACTACCTCAAGCTCACCGGCCGCGACGAGCAGCAGCTCGCCCTGGTCGAGGCGTACGCCAAGGAGCAGGGCCTCTGGCACGACCCGTCGGTCGAGCCGGTCTACTCCGAGTACCTGGAGCTGGACGTCTCCACCGTCGTCCCGTCGATCTCCGGCCCGAAGCGCCCGCAGGACCGCGTGGTCCTGGCCGAGGCCGCGCAGAAGTTCGCCGAGGCGCTGCCGACCTACTCGGCCGAGGCGTCGAAGCCGACCACCGTCACCTCCCCCGACGGTTCGAGCTACCAGATCGACAACGGCGCGGTCGTGATCGCCTCGATCACCTCCTGCACCAACACCTCCAACCCCTCCGTCATGCTGGGCGCCGCCCTGCTGGCGAAGAAGGCCGTGGAGAAGGGCCTGCACGTCAAGCCCTGGGTCAAGACCACCCTGGCGCCCGGCTCCAAGGTCGTCATGGACTACTACGAGAAGGCCGGCCTGCTCCCGTACATGGAGAAGCTGGGCTTCAACCTGGTCGGCTACGGCTGCGTCACCTGCATCGGCAACTCGGGCCCGCTGCCCGAGGAGGTCTCCGCCGCGGTGAACGAGTCGGACCTCGCGGTCGTCTCGGTGCTCTCCGGCAACCGCAACTTCGAGGGCCGGATCAACCCGGACGTCAAGATGAACTACCTGGCCTCCCCGCCGCTGGTGGTCGCCTACGCCCTGGCCGGCAACATGAACGTCGACATCACCCGGGACGCCCTGGGTCAGGACGCGGACGGCAACGACGTGTTCCTCGCCGACATCTGGCCGTCCGAGCAGGAGGTCGCCGACACCGTCGCCGGCTCCATCGACGAGGCCATGTTCGACAAGGGCTACCAGGACGTCTTCGCCGGCGACCACCGCTGGCAGTCGCTCCCGGTCCCGACCGGCAACACCTTCGAGTGGGACGCCGAGTCGACCTACGTCCGCAAGCCCCCGTACTTCGAGGGCATGGCCAAGACCCCGAGCCCGGTGACCGACATCTCCGGCGCCCGCGTGCTGGCCAAGCTGGGCGACTCGGTCACCACCGACCACATCTCCCCGGCCGGCAACATCAAGCCGGGCACCCCGGCGGCGCAGTACCTCACCGAGCACGGGGTGGAGAAGCGCGACTTCAACTCCTACGGCTCGCGCCGCGGCAACCACGAGGTGATGATCCGCGGCACCTTCGCCAACATCCGCCTGCGCAACCAGATCGCGGAGGGCACCGAGGGCGGCTACACCCGCGACTTCACCCAGGCCGACGCGCCGGTGTCGTTCATCTACGACGCCTCGCAGAACTACCAGGCCGCGGGCATCCCGCTGGTGGTCCTGGCGGGCAAGGAGTACGGCTCCGGCTCGTCCCGCGACTGGGCGGCCAAGGGCACCGCGCTGCTCGGCGTGAAGGCCGTCATCGCCGAGTCCTACGAGCGCATCCACCGCTCGAACCTGATCGGCATGGGCGTCCTGCCGCTGCAGTTCCCGGCCGGCGAGAACGCCGACTCGCTGGGCCTGACCGGCGAGGAGACCTTCGACTTCACCGGTGTCACCGAGCTGAACGAGGGCCGCACGCCGAAGACCGTCAAGGTCAAGGCCGTCGCCGCGGCGGGCAACACCGTCGAGTTCGACGCCGTCGTGCGCATCGACACCCCCGGCGAGGCGGACTACTACCGCAACGGCGGCATCCTGCAGTACGTGCTGCGCAGCCTCATCGGCTGA
- a CDS encoding glycoside hydrolase family 18 protein, translating to MTRRSSAALLVAATLGALLVSPAAAQAHGDDDHGRTHRLEGQRVGYFTQWGIYSGFSAKNVQTSGQASKLTVINYAFGNVSADGTCFEANAAGVGDAWADYQRPVGAEESVDGVADTAEQALKGNFNQIRKLKAKNPQLRAVISLGGWSWSKHFSDAALTDASRKKFVSSCIDLYLKGDLPQLGSAEGGAGAGAGVFDGIDIDWEYPGGGGDGGNVVRPEDGKNYTLLMQEFRRQLDALSGKKGPHYLLTAAVPAGESKIDQFEVKKVAKSVDWLNLMTYDLHGPWEAQGPTNHDANLYADQADASGLKLSVDRVVRAYLDRGLPAKKAVVGVPFYGYGWTGVPAGPKKNGLYQSATGLSRGGNLPYNRIKDLPGTVFTDRAHGATWKYDGTEFWTYDTPDLLTRKARYVGENELGGVMAWSLDNDDAQGTLVAALDKGLRDH from the coding sequence ATGACCAGACGCAGCTCCGCCGCACTCCTCGTCGCGGCCACGCTCGGCGCCCTGCTCGTCTCGCCGGCCGCCGCCCAGGCCCACGGGGACGACGACCACGGCAGGACCCACCGGCTGGAGGGCCAGCGGGTCGGCTACTTCACCCAGTGGGGCATCTACAGCGGCTTCTCCGCCAAGAACGTCCAGACCAGCGGTCAGGCGAGCAAGCTGACCGTCATCAACTACGCCTTCGGCAACGTCTCCGCCGACGGCACCTGCTTCGAGGCCAACGCGGCCGGGGTGGGCGACGCCTGGGCCGACTACCAGCGCCCGGTCGGCGCCGAGGAGTCGGTGGACGGCGTGGCCGACACCGCCGAGCAGGCGCTCAAGGGCAACTTCAACCAGATCCGCAAGCTCAAGGCGAAGAACCCGCAACTGCGCGCGGTGATCTCGCTGGGCGGCTGGAGCTGGTCCAAGCACTTCTCGGACGCGGCGCTCACCGACGCCTCGCGGAAGAAGTTCGTCTCCTCCTGCATCGACCTGTACCTCAAGGGCGACCTGCCGCAGCTGGGCTCCGCCGAGGGCGGCGCGGGCGCGGGCGCCGGGGTGTTCGACGGCATCGACATCGACTGGGAGTACCCGGGCGGCGGCGGTGACGGCGGCAACGTGGTGCGGCCGGAGGACGGGAAGAACTACACCCTGCTGATGCAGGAGTTCCGCCGTCAGCTGGACGCGCTGTCCGGCAAGAAGGGCCCGCACTACCTGCTCACCGCGGCGGTGCCGGCCGGCGAGTCGAAGATCGACCAGTTCGAGGTCAAGAAGGTCGCCAAGTCGGTCGACTGGCTGAACCTGATGACCTACGACCTGCACGGCCCGTGGGAGGCCCAGGGGCCGACCAACCACGACGCCAACCTCTACGCCGACCAGGCCGACGCCTCCGGGCTGAAGCTGAGCGTCGACCGGGTGGTGCGGGCCTACCTGGACCGCGGCCTGCCCGCGAAGAAGGCCGTGGTGGGCGTCCCGTTCTACGGCTACGGCTGGACGGGCGTGCCGGCCGGCCCGAAGAAGAACGGCCTGTACCAGTCCGCCACCGGCCTCTCCCGGGGCGGGAACCTGCCCTACAACCGGATCAAGGACCTACCGGGCACGGTCTTCACCGACCGGGCGCACGGCGCGACCTGGAAGTACGACGGCACCGAGTTCTGGACGTACGACACCCCGGACCTGCTGACCCGCAAGGCCCGGTACGTCGGGGAGAACGAGCTGGGCGGCGTGATGGCCTGGTCGCTGGACAACGACGACGCCCAGGGCACCCTGGTCGCGGCCCTGGACAAGGGCCTCCGGGACCACTGA
- a CDS encoding SigE family RNA polymerase sigma factor translates to MAVGRRRAAEERREFEEFAHSRGAALFRTALLLCGDWHLAEDLTQTALARIYASWNRVKHADSPAAYARTVLVRCYLSHRRLRRSTELPVLDSIPEQAAPDHDPALRVALLAALAELPPRDRAVLVLRYWEDRSVDETAAELQLSPGTVRVRALRALTRLRRQLAPHLDSLVP, encoded by the coding sequence GTGGCGGTGGGACGGCGCAGGGCGGCCGAGGAGCGGCGCGAGTTCGAGGAGTTCGCGCACTCCCGGGGCGCCGCGCTGTTCCGCACCGCACTGCTGCTGTGCGGCGACTGGCACCTCGCCGAGGACCTCACCCAGACCGCCCTCGCCCGGATCTACGCCTCCTGGAACCGGGTCAAGCACGCCGACAGCCCCGCCGCGTACGCCCGCACCGTGCTGGTCCGCTGCTACCTCTCGCACCGGCGGCTGCGCCGCAGCACCGAACTGCCCGTCCTGGACAGCATCCCCGAGCAGGCCGCCCCCGACCACGACCCCGCGCTGCGGGTCGCCCTGCTCGCCGCGCTCGCCGAACTGCCGCCCCGGGACCGGGCCGTGCTGGTGCTGCGCTACTGGGAGGACCGGAGCGTCGACGAGACCGCCGCCGAGCTCCAGCTCTCCCCCGGCACCGTCCGGGTCCGCGCCCTGCGGGCCCTGACCAGGCTGCGCCGGCAGCTCGCACCGCACCTGGACAGCCTGGTGCCGTGA
- the argF gene encoding ornithine carbamoyltransferase, with translation MAFNLRNRHFLKELDFTPQEFRHLVDLAAQLKAAKYAGTEQPRLRGKNIALIFAKTSTRTRCAFEVAAHDQGASTTYLDPAGSQMGHKESIKDTARVLGRMFDGIEYRGDGQEIIEELAAHAGVPVWNGLTDEWHPTQLLADVLTIQEHSAKPLSETTLVYLGDARFNMGNSILVTGALLGMDIRIVAPASLWPAEEVRKAAESLAEASGARITLTEDVAAGVAGADFLYTDVWVSMGEPKEVWAERIALLKPYQVSMETVRATGNPAVKFLHCLPAFHDLGTEVGRQMHELTGMSELECTDELFESDHSVVFDQAENRLHTIKAVMVATLGS, from the coding sequence ATGGCGTTCAACCTCCGGAACAGGCACTTCCTCAAGGAGCTCGACTTCACTCCCCAGGAGTTCCGGCACCTGGTCGACCTGGCGGCCCAGCTGAAGGCGGCCAAGTACGCGGGCACCGAGCAGCCCCGGCTGCGCGGCAAGAACATCGCGTTGATCTTCGCCAAGACCTCCACCCGGACCCGCTGCGCCTTCGAGGTGGCCGCCCACGACCAGGGCGCGTCCACCACCTACCTGGACCCGGCCGGGTCGCAGATGGGGCACAAGGAGTCGATCAAGGACACCGCGCGGGTGCTGGGCCGGATGTTCGACGGCATCGAGTACCGCGGCGACGGGCAGGAGATCATCGAGGAGCTGGCCGCGCACGCGGGCGTCCCGGTCTGGAACGGCCTGACCGACGAGTGGCACCCCACCCAGCTGCTGGCCGACGTGCTGACCATCCAGGAGCACTCCGCCAAGCCGCTGAGCGAGACCACCCTGGTCTACCTCGGCGACGCCCGCTTCAACATGGGCAACTCGATCCTGGTCACCGGCGCGCTGCTGGGCATGGACATCCGGATCGTCGCGCCGGCCTCGCTCTGGCCCGCCGAGGAGGTCCGCAAGGCGGCCGAGTCGCTGGCCGAGGCCAGCGGCGCCCGGATCACCCTCACCGAGGACGTGGCGGCCGGCGTCGCGGGGGCGGACTTCCTCTACACCGACGTCTGGGTCTCGATGGGCGAGCCCAAGGAGGTCTGGGCCGAGCGGATCGCGCTGCTCAAGCCCTACCAGGTCTCGATGGAGACGGTGCGCGCCACCGGGAACCCGGCGGTCAAGTTCCTGCACTGCCTGCCCGCGTTCCACGACCTGGGCACCGAGGTCGGCCGGCAGATGCACGAGCTCACCGGCATGTCCGAGCTGGAGTGCACCGACGAGCTGTTCGAGTCCGACCACTCCGTGGTCTTCGACCAGGCCGAGAACCGGCTGCACACCATCAAGGCCGTGATGGTGGCGACTCTCGGCTCCTGA
- a CDS encoding polynucleotide kinase-phosphatase yields MSTETPETTPDRAGRRLPVTDVSLVVLIGSTGSGKSSFARKHFKPTEVVSSDFCRGLVADDENDQSASADAFDVLHYIVGKRLAAGRRTVVDATNVQDHARRALVAIAREHHVLPIAIVLDVPAEVCAERNRARPDRQLPAHVIPRHQRDLRRSLRGLEREGFRKVHVLRGVEEVEHAEIVPEKRFNDLRHLTGPFDIVGDIHGCRSELETLLGRLGYAVTRDEQGRAVDAAHPEGRTAVFVGDLVDRGPDTPGVLRLVMGMVGAGHALCVPGNHENKLGRWMGGRKVTVSHGLRESIDQLSAESDEFRARVREFMRGLVSHYLLDGGALVVCHAGLPEKYHGRASGRVRSHALYGDTTGETDEYGLPVRYPWAEEYRGRALVVYGHTPVPVASFLNNTICLDTGCVFGGSLTALRYPEREVVAVPAEREWYEPVRPMRTDAPGGREGRPLDLADVAGRRVVETARLGNVAVREENAAAALEVMSRFALDPRLLAYLPPTMAPSPTARREGLLEHPEEAFLAYRQDGVRQLVCEEKHMGSRAVVLVARDEAALDKRFGLPGPGAIWTRTGRAFLDDRQLTDAVLDRVRAAAEDTGLFDELGTGWLLLDAELMPWSLKAVELLRRQYAAVGAAAGAALPTALDALSRAAARGLDVAELTGLQQERAADARAFVEAYQRYCWPTEGLDGIRLAPFQLLAAEGANLALRPHTEHLALIDRLVDADRRRAEEAGGAPVLHRTGRMAVDTEDEDSIAAAVAWWEELTAAGGEGMVVKPVEPIHRDGSGRLVQPGLKVRGREYLRIIYGPDYTRQLDRLRQRSLGHKRSLALREYALGLEALDRLAAGEPLWRVHEAVFAVLALESEPVDPRL; encoded by the coding sequence ATGAGCACCGAAACCCCGGAGACGACCCCCGACCGGGCGGGTCGCCGACTGCCCGTCACCGACGTCTCGCTGGTGGTGCTGATCGGCAGCACCGGCTCCGGCAAGTCCAGCTTCGCCCGCAAGCACTTCAAGCCCACCGAGGTGGTCTCCTCCGACTTCTGCCGGGGCCTGGTCGCCGACGACGAGAACGACCAGTCCGCCTCCGCCGACGCCTTCGACGTGCTGCACTACATCGTCGGCAAGCGGCTCGCGGCGGGCCGGCGCACCGTGGTCGACGCCACCAACGTCCAGGACCACGCCCGCCGGGCGCTGGTCGCGATCGCCCGGGAGCACCACGTGCTGCCGATCGCCATCGTGCTGGACGTCCCGGCCGAGGTGTGCGCCGAGCGCAACCGGGCCCGGCCGGACCGGCAGCTGCCCGCGCACGTGATCCCCCGCCACCAGCGGGACCTGCGCCGTTCGCTGCGCGGGCTGGAGCGCGAGGGCTTCCGCAAGGTGCACGTGCTGCGCGGCGTCGAGGAGGTCGAGCACGCCGAGATCGTCCCGGAGAAGCGGTTCAACGACCTGCGGCACCTGACCGGCCCGTTCGACATCGTCGGCGACATCCACGGCTGCCGTTCCGAGCTGGAGACCCTGCTCGGCCGGCTCGGCTACGCGGTCACCCGCGACGAGCAGGGGCGCGCCGTCGACGCCGCGCACCCCGAGGGCCGCACCGCGGTGTTCGTCGGCGACCTGGTCGACCGCGGCCCGGACACGCCGGGCGTGCTGCGCCTGGTGATGGGCATGGTCGGGGCCGGCCACGCCCTCTGCGTCCCCGGCAACCACGAGAACAAGCTGGGCCGCTGGATGGGCGGCCGCAAGGTCACCGTCTCGCACGGCCTGCGGGAGTCGATCGACCAGCTGTCCGCCGAGAGCGACGAGTTCCGGGCCCGGGTCCGGGAGTTCATGCGCGGCCTGGTCAGCCACTACCTGCTGGACGGCGGCGCGCTGGTGGTCTGCCACGCCGGCCTGCCGGAGAAGTACCACGGCCGGGCCTCCGGCCGGGTCCGCTCGCACGCGCTGTACGGCGACACCACCGGCGAGACCGACGAGTACGGCCTGCCGGTGCGCTACCCGTGGGCCGAGGAGTACCGCGGCCGCGCCCTGGTGGTCTACGGCCACACCCCGGTGCCGGTGGCGAGCTTCCTCAACAACACCATCTGCCTGGACACCGGCTGCGTGTTCGGCGGCAGCCTGACCGCGCTGCGCTACCCGGAGCGGGAGGTCGTCGCCGTCCCGGCCGAGCGGGAGTGGTACGAGCCGGTCCGCCCGATGCGCACCGACGCGCCCGGCGGCCGCGAGGGCCGCCCGCTCGACCTGGCCGACGTGGCCGGCCGCCGGGTGGTGGAGACCGCCAGGCTCGGCAACGTCGCCGTCCGGGAGGAGAACGCCGCCGCCGCGCTGGAGGTGATGAGCCGCTTCGCGCTCGACCCGCGGCTGCTCGCCTACCTGCCGCCCACCATGGCCCCCTCGCCGACCGCCCGGCGCGAGGGCCTGCTGGAACACCCGGAGGAGGCGTTCCTCGCCTACCGGCAGGACGGGGTGCGGCAGTTGGTCTGCGAGGAGAAGCACATGGGCTCGCGGGCCGTCGTCCTGGTCGCCCGGGACGAGGCCGCCCTGGACAAGCGCTTCGGCCTGCCCGGCCCCGGCGCGATCTGGACCAGGACCGGCCGGGCCTTCCTCGACGACCGGCAGCTCACCGACGCGGTCCTCGACCGGGTCCGGGCCGCCGCCGAGGACACCGGCCTGTTCGACGAACTCGGCACCGGCTGGCTGCTGCTGGACGCCGAGCTGATGCCCTGGTCGCTCAAGGCGGTCGAGCTGCTGCGCCGCCAGTACGCCGCCGTCGGCGCGGCCGCCGGCGCCGCCCTGCCCACCGCGCTCGACGCCCTCTCCCGGGCCGCCGCCCGCGGGCTGGACGTGGCGGAGCTGACCGGCCTCCAGCAGGAGCGCGCCGCCGACGCCCGGGCCTTCGTCGAGGCGTACCAGCGCTACTGCTGGCCGACCGAGGGCCTCGACGGCATCCGGCTGGCCCCGTTCCAGCTGCTCGCCGCCGAGGGTGCCAACCTCGCGCTGCGCCCGCACACCGAGCACCTCGCGCTGATCGACCGGCTGGTCGACGCCGACCGGCGGCGCGCGGAGGAGGCGGGCGGCGCGCCGGTGCTGCACCGCACCGGGCGGATGGCGGTCGACACCGAGGACGAGGACTCGATCGCCGCCGCCGTCGCCTGGTGGGAGGAGCTGACCGCGGCCGGCGGCGAGGGCATGGTGGTCAAGCCGGTCGAGCCGATCCACCGGGACGGCTCCGGGCGGCTGGTCCAGCCCGGGTTGAAGGTCCGCGGCCGCGAGTACCTGCGGATCATCTACGGCCCGGACTACACCCGGCAGTTGGACCGGCTGCGCCAGCGCTCGCTCGGCCACAAGCGCTCGCTCGCCCTGCGCGAGTACGCGCTCGGCCTGGAAGCGCTGGACCGGCTGGCGGCCGGCGAGCCGCTGTGGCGGGTGCACGAGGCGGTGTTCGCGGTGCTGGCCCTGGAGTCCGAGCCGGTCGACCCCCGGCTCTGA
- a CDS encoding type II toxin-antitoxin system VapC family toxin, with amino-acid sequence MIVVDASAVVLSLSDRGPRGDAARALLAADPEWVAPEHVVIEVMQSLRGLYLAKQLTAEEVAELTRRLPGLAIRKVEVAPLLGRIWELKDNLTPDDAAYVAVAELHGAPLVTADLRLMRASGPRCEIRGIPAAD; translated from the coding sequence GTGATCGTGGTGGATGCCTCCGCAGTGGTGCTGTCGCTCTCCGACCGTGGACCCCGGGGCGACGCCGCCCGGGCGCTGCTGGCCGCCGACCCCGAGTGGGTGGCGCCCGAGCACGTGGTGATCGAGGTGATGCAGTCGCTGCGCGGCCTGTACCTCGCCAAGCAGCTGACGGCCGAGGAGGTCGCCGAACTCACCCGCCGGCTGCCCGGGTTGGCCATCCGCAAGGTGGAGGTCGCCCCGCTGCTCGGCCGGATCTGGGAGCTCAAGGACAACCTGACCCCGGACGACGCCGCCTACGTCGCGGTCGCCGAACTCCACGGCGCCCCGCTGGTCACCGCCGACCTCCGCCTGATGCGCGCCAGCGGACCGCGCTGCGAGATCCGCGGCATCCCCGCGGCGGACTGA